From the Pseudomonas sp. SORT22 genome, one window contains:
- a CDS encoding FAD-dependent oxidoreductase: MRPFWLQQALDQEVAPACPPLAADTDCQVCIVGGGYTGLWTALMLKEHNPALDVVLIEADICGAGASGRNGGCALSWSAKYFTLERLFGAQEAVRLVKASEQSIYAIGEFCQAHGINADYRLDGTLYTATNRAQVGATDGVIAALERQGINSFRRLAVAQVQRLAGSTRHLEGWFSPAAATVQPGKLVRGLRRIALQKGVRIYEGTAMSGLQQGPQALVETARGNIRAGRVVLALNAWMARAFPQFERSVAIVSSDMIITEPQPQLLEQIGLTSGISVLDSRIFVHYYHNTSDGRLMLGKGGNTFAYGGRMLPVFDQPSPYEPLLRRSLGEFFPALAQVPVAATWNGPSDRSVTGLPFFGRLNGQGNVFYGFGYSGSGVGPCHMGGQILSSLALGLDNPWTRSPLVNGPLGYFPPEPIRYLGSLMVRNAIRRKEQAEDNGRRPRHLDVRLARFAAAAGKADKG, encoded by the coding sequence ATGAGACCGTTCTGGCTGCAACAGGCGCTGGACCAGGAAGTTGCACCCGCGTGCCCGCCGCTGGCGGCTGATACCGACTGCCAGGTGTGCATCGTCGGGGGCGGCTACACCGGCCTGTGGACGGCGCTCATGCTCAAGGAGCACAACCCGGCGCTGGATGTGGTGCTGATCGAGGCCGACATCTGCGGCGCCGGCGCCAGTGGGCGCAACGGCGGCTGCGCGCTGTCGTGGTCGGCCAAGTACTTCACCCTCGAACGCCTGTTCGGGGCGCAGGAGGCGGTGCGCCTGGTCAAGGCTTCGGAGCAGAGCATCTACGCCATCGGCGAGTTCTGCCAGGCCCATGGCATCAACGCCGACTACCGCCTGGACGGCACCTTGTACACGGCCACCAATCGCGCCCAGGTCGGCGCCACCGATGGCGTGATTGCAGCGCTTGAGCGCCAGGGCATCAACTCGTTCCGGCGCCTGGCGGTTGCGCAGGTGCAGCGTCTGGCAGGCTCGACCAGGCACCTGGAAGGCTGGTTCTCGCCGGCCGCTGCCACGGTACAGCCGGGCAAACTGGTGCGCGGCCTGCGCCGGATCGCTTTGCAAAAGGGCGTGCGCATTTATGAGGGCACGGCCATGAGCGGTTTGCAGCAAGGGCCGCAGGCGCTGGTCGAAACCGCCCGTGGCAACATCCGCGCCGGTCGCGTGGTGCTGGCCCTCAACGCCTGGATGGCGCGGGCCTTCCCGCAGTTCGAGCGCAGCGTGGCGATCGTCTCCAGCGACATGATCATCACCGAGCCGCAACCGCAGTTGCTCGAACAGATCGGCCTGACCAGCGGCATCAGCGTGCTCGATTCGCGGATCTTCGTGCATTACTACCACAACACCAGCGATGGCCGGCTGATGCTCGGCAAGGGCGGCAATACCTTCGCCTACGGCGGGCGGATGCTGCCGGTGTTCGACCAGCCTTCGCCCTATGAGCCGTTGCTGCGCCGCAGCCTTGGCGAGTTCTTCCCGGCCCTGGCCCAGGTGCCGGTTGCCGCGACCTGGAACGGGCCGTCGGACCGTTCGGTGACCGGCTTGCCGTTTTTTGGCCGGCTCAATGGCCAGGGCAACGTGTTTTACGGCTTTGGCTACTCGGGCAGCGGCGTCGGCCCCTGCCACATGGGCGGGCAGATCCTTTCGTCGCTGGCCCTGGGCCTGGACAACCCATGGACCCGCTCGCCGCTGGTCAACGGCCCGCTGGGCTACTTCCCGCCGGAGCCGATCCGCTACCTGGGCTCACTGATGGTGCGCAATGCCATCCGTCGCAAGGAGCAGGCCGAAGACAACGGCCGCCGCCCGCGCCACCTTGACGTGCGCCTGGCGCGTTTTGCCGCTGCTGCGGGCAAGGCCGACAAGGGCTGA
- a CDS encoding MFS transporter, translating into MNKHVADIKRWRVQIFAITWLAYAAFYFTRKAFSVAKLGIAEDPSFTLDKMAMANLDAIYLTAYAFGQFTWGMLADRFGPRVVVLGGLVISAAAAVVMGSYATFPIFATCMLVQGMAQSTGWAGLCKNIGSFFPSSQRGRVLGLWSSCYAFGGLVASPFAGWWAYTLIGSWHAAFISSAAVVALVAVLFFIFQRNKPEDVGLPAVEPEPESMVPGSTICSIWAPLREILRNRTVLTLGLAYFLLKPARYAILLWGPVIVFEQMPSVGKVGAAIIPTAFELAGLLGPIMIGLASDKLFGARRMPACVISLVVLTVVLGLFMAALHTGSVLLVVALLFVMGLTLYGPDSMISGAAAIDFGTAKAGATAAGFVNGCGSVGAILGGLLPGYFDSVTVFIVFAGCALFSALVLLPHWNSRPASPEHTPAVAPNTAMAIKPLRT; encoded by the coding sequence ATGAACAAACACGTTGCAGATATCAAACGTTGGCGCGTGCAGATTTTTGCCATCACCTGGCTGGCCTACGCCGCGTTCTACTTCACCCGCAAAGCCTTTTCGGTGGCCAAGCTCGGCATCGCCGAAGACCCAAGCTTCACCCTCGACAAAATGGCCATGGCCAACCTCGACGCCATCTACCTGACCGCCTACGCATTCGGGCAATTTACCTGGGGCATGCTCGCCGACCGCTTCGGCCCGCGGGTGGTGGTGCTCGGCGGCCTGGTGATTTCTGCCGCCGCTGCCGTGGTGATGGGCAGTTACGCGACCTTCCCGATCTTTGCTACCTGCATGCTGGTCCAGGGTATGGCGCAATCGACCGGCTGGGCCGGGCTGTGCAAGAACATCGGCAGCTTCTTTCCCTCGTCCCAGCGTGGGCGGGTGCTGGGGTTGTGGAGCTCGTGCTATGCCTTCGGCGGCCTGGTGGCCTCGCCGTTTGCTGGCTGGTGGGCCTACACCCTGATCGGCAGCTGGCATGCGGCGTTCATCTCCAGCGCGGCGGTGGTGGCGCTGGTAGCGGTGCTGTTCTTCATCTTCCAGCGCAACAAGCCTGAAGACGTCGGTTTGCCGGCGGTGGAGCCCGAGCCCGAAAGCATGGTGCCGGGCTCGACGATTTGCAGCATCTGGGCGCCGTTGCGCGAGATCCTGCGCAACCGCACGGTGCTGACCCTGGGGCTGGCGTACTTTCTGTTAAAACCTGCGCGCTACGCGATTCTGCTCTGGGGCCCGGTGATCGTCTTCGAACAGATGCCGTCGGTGGGCAAGGTTGGTGCGGCAATCATCCCCACCGCCTTCGAGCTGGCCGGCTTGCTCGGCCCGATCATGATTGGCCTGGCTTCGGACAAACTTTTCGGCGCCCGGCGCATGCCGGCCTGCGTGATCAGCCTGGTGGTGCTGACCGTGGTGCTCGGGCTGTTCATGGCCGCCCTGCATACTGGCAGCGTGTTGCTGGTGGTGGCCTTGCTGTTTGTCATGGGCCTGACCCTGTACGGGCCAGACTCGATGATCAGCGGCGCTGCCGCCATCGACTTCGGCACCGCCAAGGCCGGCGCCACTGCCGCAGGCTTCGTCAACGGCTGCGGTTCGGTCGGGGCGATTCTCGGCGGCCTGCTGCCGGGTTACTTCGACAGCGTCACGGTGTTCATCGTCTTTGCCGGTTGTGCGCTGTTTTCCGCCCTGGTGCTGCTGCCGCACTGGAACAGCCGCCCGGCCAGCCCCGAGCACACCCCGGCCGTTGCCCCCAACACGGCCATGGCGATCAAACCGCTGCGTACCTGA
- the hydA gene encoding dihydropyrimidinase translates to MTLMIRGATLITHEESYRADVLCADGVIKAIGPALEVPAGCEVLDGSGQYLMPGGIDPHTHMQLPFMGTVASEDFYSGTAAGLAGGTTSIIDFVIPNPQQSLLEAFHQWRGWAEKSASDYGFHVAVTWWSEQVREEMGELVRLHGVNSFKHFMAYKNAIMAADDTLVASFERCLELGAVPTVHAENGELVYHLQRKLMAQGITGPEAHPLSRPSQVEGEAASRAIRIAETLGTPLYLVHVSTREALDEITYARNKGLQVYGEVLAGHLLLDDSVYRHPDWQTAAGYVMSPPFRPRQDGHQEALWHGLQSGNLHTTATDHCCFCAEQKAAGRDDFSRIPNGTAGIEDRMAVLWDEGVNSGKLSMQDFVALTSTNTAKIFNLFPRKGALRVGADADLVLWDPQGTRTISAATHHQQVDFNIFEGKTVRGIPSHTISQGKLVWANGDLRAERGAGRYIERPAYPAVFDLLSKRAGHSRPVAVKR, encoded by the coding sequence ATGACGCTTATGATTCGTGGCGCCACCCTGATTACCCATGAAGAAAGCTACCGCGCCGATGTCTTGTGTGCCGACGGCGTGATCAAGGCCATCGGCCCTGCCCTTGAAGTGCCGGCCGGCTGTGAAGTGCTCGACGGCAGCGGCCAGTACCTGATGCCCGGCGGCATCGACCCGCACACCCACATGCAATTGCCCTTCATGGGCACCGTGGCCAGCGAAGACTTCTACAGCGGTACTGCCGCGGGCCTGGCCGGCGGCACCACCTCGATCATCGACTTCGTGATTCCCAACCCGCAGCAGTCCTTGCTCGAAGCCTTCCACCAGTGGCGTGGCTGGGCCGAGAAGTCGGCCAGCGACTACGGCTTTCACGTCGCCGTGACCTGGTGGAGCGAGCAGGTGCGCGAGGAGATGGGCGAACTGGTGCGCCTGCACGGGGTCAACAGCTTCAAGCACTTCATGGCCTACAAGAACGCGATCATGGCCGCCGACGACACCCTGGTCGCCAGCTTCGAGCGCTGCCTGGAGCTCGGCGCGGTGCCGACCGTGCATGCCGAGAACGGCGAACTGGTCTATCACCTGCAACGCAAGCTGATGGCCCAGGGCATTACCGGGCCGGAAGCGCACCCGCTATCAAGGCCCTCGCAGGTTGAAGGCGAAGCCGCCAGCCGCGCCATTCGCATCGCCGAAACCCTCGGCACGCCGCTGTACCTGGTGCATGTTTCGACCCGCGAAGCCCTGGATGAAATCACCTACGCGCGCAACAAGGGCCTGCAGGTCTACGGCGAAGTGCTGGCCGGGCACCTGCTGCTGGATGACAGCGTCTACCGCCACCCCGACTGGCAAACCGCCGCCGGTTACGTCATGAGCCCGCCGTTCCGCCCGCGCCAGGACGGCCACCAGGAGGCGCTGTGGCACGGCCTGCAATCGGGCAACCTGCACACCACCGCCACCGACCATTGCTGCTTCTGCGCCGAACAGAAAGCCGCCGGGCGCGACGACTTCAGCCGCATCCCCAACGGTACTGCCGGCATTGAGGACCGCATGGCAGTGCTGTGGGACGAAGGGGTCAACAGCGGCAAGTTGTCGATGCAGGACTTTGTCGCCCTGACTTCGACCAACACCGCGAAGATCTTCAACCTGTTCCCGCGCAAGGGCGCCCTGCGCGTCGGTGCCGACGCCGACCTGGTGCTCTGGGACCCGCAAGGCACACGGACCATCTCGGCGGCCACGCACCATCAGCAGGTGGACTTCAACATCTTCGAAGGCAAGACCGTGCGCGGCATCCCCAGCCACACCATCAGCCAGGGCAAGCTGGTCTGGGCCAACGGCGACCTGCGCGCCGAGCGCGGCGCCGGGCGCTACATAGAACGGCCGGCGTACCCGGCGGTGTTCGACCTGCTCAGCAAGCGGGCCGGGCATTCCCGGCCGGTCGCCGTTAAGCGCTGA
- a CDS encoding NCS1 family nucleobase:cation symporter-1: MQQTRSQVSERDGLFELDAGSDVLDSPRYNHDIAPTKVHERTWNKWHITALWVGMSICVPTYTLGGVLTAYFGLTVGEALLAILLANTVVLIPLTLNAFPGTKYGIPFPVLLRSSFGIIGSNVPCLIRALVACGWFGIQTMFGGLAIHLFLGSLSADWKALGGTGEVIGFMLFWCLNLWVVLRGAESIKWLETLSAPLLVLVGAGLLVWALPNVSISELMAQPPKRPEGASVYGYFFAGLTAMVGFWATLSLNIPDFSRYAKSQKDQILGQIFGLPLTMFLFAALGVVLTAASASLVGETVSDPVSLIGHIQSPMWVALAMALIIIATLSTNTAANIVSPTNDFQNLAPKWIGRTTAVLLTGLVGLLLMGHELLKKLGWIVSDVSLESVYSNWLLGYSSLLGPIAGIMVVDYFITRKQTLDLAGLYRDDVYPAWNAAGFIAFGVPVALTLLSLHSSAFSWFYDFGWFTGSALGGLIYYALGSFRAARTANLKPTV, translated from the coding sequence ATGCAGCAGACCAGATCGCAGGTGAGCGAACGCGACGGCTTGTTCGAACTCGACGCCGGCAGCGACGTCCTCGACAGCCCCAGGTATAACCACGACATCGCCCCGACCAAGGTGCACGAGCGCACCTGGAACAAATGGCACATCACCGCGCTGTGGGTCGGCATGTCGATCTGCGTGCCGACCTACACCCTGGGCGGCGTGCTCACCGCCTATTTTGGCCTGACCGTGGGCGAGGCGCTGCTGGCGATTTTGCTGGCCAACACCGTGGTATTGATCCCGCTGACCTTGAACGCTTTTCCCGGTACCAAGTACGGCATTCCCTTTCCGGTGCTGCTGCGTTCGTCCTTCGGCATCATCGGCTCCAACGTACCGTGCCTGATCCGCGCCCTGGTGGCTTGCGGCTGGTTCGGCATCCAGACGATGTTCGGCGGCCTGGCCATTCACCTGTTTCTCGGCTCGCTGTCGGCGGACTGGAAAGCCCTCGGCGGCACCGGCGAGGTGATCGGCTTCATGCTGTTCTGGTGCCTGAATCTGTGGGTGGTGCTGCGCGGCGCCGAGTCGATCAAATGGCTGGAAACCCTGTCGGCGCCGCTGCTGGTACTGGTGGGAGCGGGCCTGCTGGTGTGGGCCTTGCCCAACGTTTCGATCAGCGAGTTGATGGCCCAGCCGCCCAAGCGCCCCGAGGGCGCCAGCGTCTACGGCTACTTCTTTGCCGGGCTCACTGCGATGGTCGGTTTCTGGGCCACCCTGTCGCTGAACATCCCCGATTTCAGCCGTTACGCGAAAAGCCAGAAGGACCAGATCCTCGGGCAGATCTTCGGCCTGCCACTGACCATGTTCCTGTTCGCCGCCCTCGGCGTGGTGCTGACCGCAGCCTCTGCCTCGCTGGTGGGCGAAACCGTGTCCGACCCGGTCAGCCTCATTGGCCATATCCAGAGCCCGATGTGGGTGGCGCTGGCCATGGCCCTGATCATCATCGCCACGCTGTCGACCAACACCGCGGCCAACATCGTCTCGCCGACCAATGACTTCCAGAACCTGGCGCCCAAATGGATCGGCCGCACCACGGCGGTGCTGCTCACCGGCCTGGTGGGCTTGCTGCTGATGGGCCATGAGCTGCTGAAAAAGCTCGGCTGGATCGTCAGCGACGTCAGCCTGGAGAGCGTCTATTCCAACTGGCTGCTGGGCTATTCGAGCCTGCTCGGGCCGATAGCCGGGATTATGGTGGTCGACTACTTCATCACCCGCAAACAGACCCTGGACCTCGCCGGCCTGTACCGCGACGACGTCTACCCGGCCTGGAACGCCGCTGGCTTCATTGCCTTCGGCGTGCCGGTGGCGCTGACCCTGCTGTCGCTGCACAGCAGCGCCTTCAGCTGGTTCTACGACTTTGGCTGGTTCACCGGTTCTGCCCTGGGCGGGCTGATCTACTACGCCCTCGGTAGCTTCAGGGCCGCCCGCACGGCCAACCTCAAACCCACCGTGTAA
- a CDS encoding Zn-dependent hydrolase: MQTAQDVLQSTQRHINGERLWQSLMELARLGATVKGGVCRLALTDLDRQARDLFVKWTEEAGCTVSIDGVGNIFARRPGRNPQLPPVMTGSHIDTQPTGGKFDGCFGVLAGLEVLRTLNDLKVETEAPLEVVVWTNEEGSRFAPCMMGSGVFAEKFTLAQTLAKTDAEGISVGEALNAIGYAGPRAVSGHPVGAYFEAHIEQGPILEDQHKTIGVVLGALGQKWFDLTLRGVEAHAGPTPMHLRKDALVGASAVVAAVNRVALEHQPHACGTVGCLQAYPGSRNVIPGEVRMTLDFRHLEPARLDSMIAQVKDVISSTCQQHGLTYSLTPTADFPPLYFDEGCVQAVRSAAQGLGLSHMDIVSGAGHDAIFVAELGPAGMIFVPCEGGISHNEIENAAPQDLADGCAVLLRSMLAAAQAVARGREAA, translated from the coding sequence ATGCAAACCGCTCAGGATGTTCTGCAATCGACCCAACGGCATATCAACGGCGAACGCCTGTGGCAGTCGCTGATGGAGCTGGCCCGGCTTGGCGCCACGGTCAAGGGTGGCGTTTGCCGGCTGGCTTTGACCGACCTCGATCGCCAGGCCCGCGACCTGTTCGTCAAATGGACCGAAGAGGCCGGCTGCACCGTCAGCATTGATGGCGTCGGCAACATCTTCGCCCGCCGCCCGGGGCGCAACCCGCAATTGCCGCCGGTGATGACCGGCAGCCATATCGATACCCAGCCCACCGGTGGCAAGTTCGATGGCTGCTTTGGCGTGCTGGCCGGGCTGGAAGTGCTGCGCACCCTCAACGACCTCAAGGTCGAAACCGAAGCGCCGCTGGAAGTGGTGGTGTGGACCAACGAAGAGGGCTCGCGCTTTGCTCCGTGCATGATGGGTTCGGGGGTGTTTGCCGAAAAATTCACCCTGGCCCAGACCCTGGCCAAGACCGACGCCGAAGGCATCAGCGTCGGCGAGGCGCTTAACGCCATTGGTTATGCCGGGCCGCGGGCGGTCAGTGGTCATCCGGTGGGCGCCTATTTCGAAGCGCATATCGAGCAGGGGCCGATTCTTGAAGACCAGCACAAGACCATCGGCGTGGTGCTTGGCGCGCTCGGGCAGAAGTGGTTCGACCTGACCCTGCGCGGCGTCGAGGCCCACGCCGGGCCAACGCCGATGCACCTGCGCAAGGACGCCCTGGTCGGCGCCAGCGCGGTGGTGGCGGCGGTCAACCGCGTGGCGCTGGAGCACCAGCCCCATGCCTGCGGCACGGTCGGTTGCCTGCAGGCTTATCCCGGCTCGCGCAACGTCATTCCTGGCGAGGTGCGCATGACCCTGGATTTCCGGCATCTGGAGCCGGCGCGGCTCGACTCGATGATCGCCCAGGTCAAGGATGTGATCAGCAGCACCTGCCAGCAGCATGGGCTGACCTACAGCCTGACGCCGACCGCAGACTTTCCACCGCTGTACTTCGATGAGGGTTGCGTGCAGGCGGTGCGCAGCGCAGCCCAGGGCCTGGGGTTGTCGCACATGGATATCGTCAGTGGCGCCGGGCATGATGCGATCTTCGTCGCCGAACTGGGCCCGGCGGGGATGATCTTCGTCCCCTGCGAGGGCGGCATCAGCCACAACGAAATCGAGAATGCCGCGCCGCAAGACCTGGCCGATGGCTGCGCGGTGCTGTTGCGCTCGATGTTAGCGGCGGCCCAGGCGGTGGCGCGGGGCAGGGAGGCGGCTTAG
- a CDS encoding NAD(P)-dependent oxidoreductase, with amino-acid sequence MIDSLNHLPRPSENNATLAEHFSDLAPALNARQAALEASRCLYCYDAPCVNACPSEIDIPSFIRNIHQENVQGAAQKILSANILGGSCARVCPTEILCQQACVRNNHQECAPVLIGLLQRYAVDHAEFAQHPFQRAASTGKRIAVVGAGPAGLSCAHRLAWHGHDVVIFEARDKAGGLNEYGIAKYKLVDDFAQRELDFVLQIGGIEIRHGQVLGDNLSLAELQQQFDAVFLGLGLNAVRQLGLANEAAPGMLAATEFIRELRQADDLSALPVADRCIVLGAGNTAIDMAVQMARLGARDVNLVYRRGVEDMGATAHEQHIAKDNQVRLLTWAQPEQVLLDDQGRVRGMRFARTQLSDGRLQPTGETFELAADAIFKAIGQAFDASALSDSSGQQLAREGERIRVDEQLRTSLPGVYAGGDCTQLGQDLTVQAVQHGKLAAEAMHAHLMLNVEAA; translated from the coding sequence GTGATCGATTCCCTCAACCACCTCCCCCGACCGTCCGAGAACAACGCCACCCTCGCCGAACACTTCAGCGACCTGGCGCCAGCGTTGAACGCCCGCCAGGCCGCGCTTGAAGCCTCACGCTGCCTGTATTGCTACGACGCGCCTTGCGTCAACGCCTGCCCCAGCGAGATCGACATCCCCTCGTTCATCCGCAACATCCACCAGGAGAACGTCCAGGGCGCGGCGCAGAAAATTCTCTCGGCCAACATCCTCGGCGGCAGTTGCGCGCGGGTGTGCCCCACCGAGATCCTCTGCCAGCAGGCCTGCGTGCGCAACAACCACCAGGAGTGCGCGCCGGTGCTGATCGGCCTGTTGCAGCGCTATGCCGTGGACCATGCCGAGTTTGCCCAACACCCGTTCCAGCGCGCCGCCAGCACCGGCAAACGCATTGCCGTGGTCGGCGCCGGCCCGGCGGGGCTGTCGTGCGCCCACCGCCTGGCCTGGCACGGCCATGACGTGGTGATCTTCGAAGCCCGGGACAAAGCCGGCGGCCTCAATGAATACGGGATCGCCAAGTACAAGCTGGTCGACGATTTCGCCCAGCGCGAGCTGGACTTTGTCCTGCAGATCGGCGGCATCGAGATTCGTCACGGCCAGGTGCTGGGCGACAACCTCAGCCTGGCCGAGCTGCAACAGCAGTTCGACGCGGTGTTCCTCGGCCTGGGCCTGAATGCCGTGCGCCAGCTGGGCCTGGCCAACGAGGCGGCGCCGGGCATGCTCGCCGCCACCGAGTTCATCCGCGAACTGCGCCAGGCCGATGACCTCAGCGCCTTGCCGGTGGCCGACCGTTGCATCGTCCTCGGCGCCGGCAATACCGCCATCGACATGGCCGTGCAAATGGCCCGCCTCGGTGCCCGCGACGTCAACCTGGTGTATCGCCGTGGCGTCGAGGACATGGGCGCCACCGCGCACGAGCAACACATCGCCAAGGACAACCAGGTACGCCTGCTGACCTGGGCCCAGCCCGAACAAGTGCTGCTCGACGATCAGGGCCGGGTGCGCGGCATGCGCTTTGCCCGCACGCAGTTAAGCGATGGCCGCCTGCAGCCAACCGGCGAGACCTTCGAACTGGCTGCCGACGCGATCTTCAAAGCCATCGGCCAGGCCTTCGATGCCAGTGCCTTGAGCGACAGCAGCGGCCAGCAGCTGGCCCGCGAGGGCGAGCGCATTCGCGTCGACGAGCAGCTGCGCACCAGCCTGCCCGGCGTGTATGCCGGCGGCGACTGCACCCAGCTCGGCCAGGACCTTACCGTCCAGGCCGTGCAGCACGGCAAGCTGGCCGCCGAGGCCATGCATGCGCACCTGATGCTCAATGTGGAGGCTGCATAA
- a CDS encoding LysR family transcriptional regulator, whose translation MSVSHAQLKAFHAVALHGSFTRAAERLFLTQPAISDQVRKLEERFGVLLFHRNKRSVQLTDLGERLLAITQRLFVCEAEAHELLQDSRALQTGTLVLAVDAPVHVLPQIARFCQQYPGISVKVETGNTDESLLRLFNYQADLALLGRDVDDDRLLCVPLRSDPMVAFVSHNHPWASRGSISLADLDDTPIVLREPGSVTRQTLEEEMARAGLRIRAAIQVEGREAAREAVVVGIGVGVVSAAEFGADARVCALPIVDCQRRLTETLVCLREQSSRRLVATFLQMVQDSL comes from the coding sequence ATGTCGGTGTCCCACGCTCAGTTGAAGGCTTTTCACGCAGTTGCCCTGCACGGCAGCTTCACCCGCGCCGCCGAACGGTTGTTCCTGACCCAGCCGGCGATCTCCGACCAGGTGCGTAAACTCGAAGAACGTTTCGGGGTTTTGCTGTTTCACCGCAACAAGCGTTCGGTGCAACTGACCGATCTGGGCGAGCGTTTACTGGCGATCACCCAGCGCTTGTTCGTCTGCGAGGCCGAAGCCCATGAGCTGCTGCAGGATTCGCGCGCCTTGCAGACCGGCACCCTGGTGCTGGCGGTGGATGCGCCGGTGCACGTGCTGCCGCAGATTGCGCGCTTCTGCCAGCAGTACCCGGGGATCAGCGTCAAGGTCGAGACCGGCAATACCGACGAGTCGCTGCTGCGGCTGTTCAACTACCAGGCCGACCTGGCCCTGCTCGGCCGCGACGTTGATGATGACCGGCTGCTGTGCGTGCCGCTGCGCAGCGACCCGATGGTGGCCTTCGTTTCGCACAACCACCCCTGGGCCAGCCGTGGTTCGATCAGCCTGGCCGACCTTGACGACACGCCAATCGTGCTGCGTGAACCGGGTTCGGTCACCCGCCAGACCCTGGAAGAAGAAATGGCCCGCGCCGGCCTGCGCATCCGCGCGGCGATCCAGGTCGAAGGCCGCGAAGCTGCGCGCGAGGCGGTGGTGGTGGGGATTGGTGTGGGCGTGGTGTCGGCCGCCGAGTTCGGCGCCGATGCGCGGGTGTGTGCGTTGCCGATTGTCGATTGCCAGCGGCGTTTGACCGAGACCCTGGTGTGCTTGCGCGAGCAGAGCTCACGGCGGCTGGTGGCGACGTTTTTGCAGATGGTGCAGGACAGCCTTTAG
- the preA gene encoding NAD-dependent dihydropyrimidine dehydrogenase subunit PreA, whose product MMADLSIEFAGIKAPNPFWLASAPPTDKAYNVVRAYQAGWGGVVWKTLGEDPAAVNVSSRYSAHYGANREVMGINNIELITDRSLEINLREITQVKKDWPDRALIVSLMVPCVEESWKAILPLVEATGADGIELNFGCPHGMPERGMGAAVGQVPEYVEQVTRWCKTYCSLPVIVKLTPNITDIRQSARAAHRGGADAVSLINTINSITSVDLERMVAHPIVGDMSTHGGYCGSAVKPIALNMVAEIARDPATHGLPICGIGGIGSWRDAAEFVALGCGAVQVCTAAMLHGFRIVDEMKDGLSRWMDSQGYRSLKEFQGRAVGHTTDWKYLDINYQVVARIDQAACIGCGRCHIACEDTSHQAIANLKQTDGSHRYEVIDAECVGCNLCQITCPVQDCIEMVPQDTGKPFLDWLHDPRNPYREAS is encoded by the coding sequence ATAATGGCTGACCTGTCGATCGAATTCGCTGGCATCAAGGCGCCCAACCCGTTCTGGCTGGCCTCCGCACCGCCCACCGACAAGGCTTACAACGTGGTCCGTGCCTACCAGGCCGGCTGGGGTGGCGTGGTCTGGAAAACCCTGGGCGAAGACCCCGCCGCAGTCAACGTTTCGTCGCGTTACTCGGCGCATTACGGGGCCAACCGCGAGGTCATGGGCATCAACAACATCGAGCTGATCACCGACCGTTCGCTGGAAATCAACCTGCGCGAAATCACCCAGGTGAAGAAGGACTGGCCAGACCGCGCACTGATCGTCTCGCTGATGGTGCCCTGCGTCGAAGAATCCTGGAAAGCCATTTTGCCGCTGGTCGAAGCCACTGGCGCCGACGGCATCGAGCTCAACTTCGGCTGCCCCCACGGCATGCCCGAACGCGGCATGGGCGCGGCGGTCGGCCAGGTGCCGGAGTACGTCGAACAGGTCACCCGCTGGTGCAAGACGTACTGCTCGCTGCCGGTGATCGTCAAGCTGACACCGAACATCACCGACATCCGCCAGTCGGCCCGCGCCGCCCATCGTGGTGGCGCCGACGCGGTGTCGCTGATCAATACCATCAACTCGATCACCAGCGTCGACCTCGAACGCATGGTTGCCCACCCCATTGTCGGCGACATGAGCACCCATGGCGGCTATTGCGGCTCGGCGGTCAAGCCGATTGCCCTGAACATGGTTGCCGAAATCGCCCGCGACCCGGCCACCCACGGCCTGCCGATCTGCGGTATTGGCGGCATCGGCAGCTGGCGTGACGCCGCCGAGTTCGTCGCCCTCGGCTGCGGCGCGGTGCAGGTGTGCACGGCGGCGATGCTGCATGGCTTTCGCATCGTCGACGAGATGAAGGATGGCCTCTCGCGCTGGATGGACAGCCAGGGCTACCGCAGCCTCAAGGAGTTCCAGGGCCGCGCCGTGGGCCACACCACCGACTGGAAGTACCTGGACATCAACTACCAGGTGGTGGCCAGGATCGACCAGGCGGCGTGCATCGGTTGCGGGCGCTGCCACATCGCCTGCGAAGACACCTCGCACCAGGCCATCGCCAACCTCAAGCAGACCGACGGCAGCCACCGCTACGAGGTGATCGACGCCGAATGCGTGGGCTGCAACCTGTGCCAGATCACCTGCCCGGTACAGGACTGCATCGAGATGGTCCCGCAGGACACTGGCAAGCCGTTCCTCGACTGGCTGCATGACCCGCGCAACCCCTATCGCGAAGCGTCCTGA